TGGGACAGGGACACGGACATCAGGAGAGCTGCATTGACATACGAGCCCCACGACGCAGACCAGAATCAGACGTGCTGCAAAGGCACCCAGAGTGAAATTCATAACGGTGAAGTCATATACTTTCCACACGAGCATCCCAGGGCTCAACGAAATTTACATTCATGGTTCCATGGAACCGCTCATGCATCTGGAGCGCCTTTCCGCAGCAATTCTCACACCACCGTCCCATTTGCCTTAATCGCGTAGTCCGCGTTCAGGGCCGCGCGGACCTGCTGCTGCTGCTGAAGGGAGAACAGTTCACAAGTGGCGCCGTTGTCCACTTCGGTGAGTGAGTCCCCTTTCTCCGCGAGGGTTTGCAGCCAGGCTTTCAGGATCTCTTCGTACTGCTCCGCAAGCGGTTTCACCTTGTCCTTGGGATGCTTGAAATAGGTCCTGGCTCCCTCGGCAGCAACCATGACGCCTGAGAAGTGAAAGCAATACTTCACTTCCTTGGGTTGCGCGGGCTCCACGAGTGGCACTTCTTCAATGACGAGCTTGAAGAGTGCACCCTGGGTGGTGCGATGGAGCATTTCTTGGACACGAGTCATGGGAGAGAGCGGTGGATGGGCAGCACAACAAATCGCGCTCAAGCTTGCGCTTCATGCAGAGATCCGCAGCGCCATGTAATAAAGCGATCGCGAAAAAAGAGCAAGCACCACCGCTCGGGCATGAGGTATCAAGCTGAAAGCCAGCGCGAACGATTCACACTTTGTTTCTCGTGTGGACACGGCGGATGCGATACGATGAGTGCATGAGTGCGCTGGCATCTCCCGAGCTGAGGTACAATCCCATCACCCTGGACTGGGTCATCATGGCAGCGGCGCGGGGGCGCAGGCCGGATGATTTCCACAAGGAGATTCCCGAACCACGCCCCATCCAGGCCCCCTACAGCGAAGGCTGTCCGTTTTGCCCCGGCAATGAGAAACAGACGGACCCGGAAATCCTGCGGGATGCAGCGCCCGATGGCAAGTGGGCCGTGCGGGTGCTGCCGAATAAGTTTGCGGCATTCACCCCCACACCCGAACTTCACAGGCAGGCTCACGAATCTTTCCGCTCGATGGCTGCAGCAGGCGCGCATGAAGTGGTGGTGGAGCATCCGCGGCACGACCTCGCGCTGGCAGACATGGACGTCCCTCACCTGGCGACCATCTTGCGGGTGTATCGCGCCAGGTACATGGAACTGAAAAAGCTGGCCCATGTGCGAGGCATCGTGGTCTTCAAAAATCATGGGGAGCGCGCCGGCTCCTCCCTGCTGCATCCGCATTCCCAAATCATTGCCGCACCCGTAGTCTCCTGCCAGGTGCGCATGCGGCTGCACGAGGCGCGCAGATTTCATGAGGTGCACGGCGAATGCCTCTACTGCCGCGTGATGGCGGATGAGTTGAAGGCGGGTGAACGTGTGGTGGAGACCAGCAGGTCATTCACGGCTTTTGTTCCCTATGCGTCGCTGTCTCCCTACCACACATGGATCTTTCCCACCACGCATGCGCCTTCTTACGATTCCATCACGGATGAGCAGATCGAGGAACTTGCGACCGTGCTGAAGCGACTGCTGGTGCGCCTGCGCACCGCTGCCGGGGATCCAGACTACAACTTCACGATTCGGTCTGCTCCGGTGGGCGAGGAAAGTGCCTGCTGCTTCCACTGGTACCTTGCAGTGGTTCCCCGCCTGAGTCACCTCGCGGGCTTTGAGCTGGGCAGTGGCACGTACATCAACAGCCTGCCCTCTGAAGAGAGCGCCGCGCGACTGCGGCAGGTGCGGCTTGGTGAGGGGCAGGATGGTGGGATCGCACAAGGGTGATGAGAGAGGAGATGTGAGGAAAGAGACACCGCTCAAATCTCCGCATCTCCTCCAAAATAAAAGGCATCCCACTCACGCGGGATGCCTTCTCGATGAGTTGGAGTAGCCAGCAGCTGAGCTACTCGCGCATGACTTAGATCTTGTCCGCGCTGTAATCCCAGCCCTGGCGCACGGCAGCTCGCTTGAGGAGCTTATCGACTTCGGCGTCACCGGTGGCCTGCTTGGCAGTATCCCAGTTGATCACCTTGCCAGGATTGAGGATGGCCAGGTTGCCGAACAAGCAGAGCTTCGTGAGCGGCACGGAGTAGTCGAAGTTCGATCCAGCGATCTTGTCCTGCTCAATGGCCTTCACCAGTTCAAGCTGGGGCTTGCCAGGAGCAAGGGAGCGCTCAAGGGTCTTGGGAGTATCCTTGAAGAACTTCACGAGCTTCTCGCGATTGCCCGCCACTTCGAGGTGCTCGCAGTAGTCACCCACGTTGAGGATGGTGTCTTCTTCACCCACGATGTAGAAGCCGCCGTTCATCTTGCTCCAGTCGCGAGTAGACTCCAGCTTCGCAGGACGCTCGGGCTTGCGGCCACCTTCGTACCAGTGCAGCTTGATTTCGCCATACTTGGCATGCTTGAAGTACAAGATCACGTGTGAGGACTTCGGCCAGGAGATGTCCGTCAGTTCATCGCACTCGGCTTCCATCTTGTAGGGCTCGCCAAGTTCACAGGCCCAGAAGGGACCGTCCATGATGTGGCAGCCCATGTCACCCATGGCGCCCGCGCCGTACTCCAGGTGACCGCGCCAGGCGAAGGGATGCAGGCCGTTGGTAAAGGGGATGTCCGGAGTCTGCGCAAGCCAGGCCTGCCAGTTGAGGTCGAGTTCCTTCTCCACCTGAGCGTCCTTCGGACCGACCTTCACCTTGGGAAGCGGACCTGGGACCATCTTGTTCTTCGCATCCTTGCCCTGCGGCCAGATGGGACGGTTCGTCCACACGTGGATTTCCTTCACGTTGCCGATGATGCCGGCATTCATCCACTCCTTGAGCTGGCGAATCTGCTCTCCGGTGTGGCCCTGGTTGCCCATGTTGGTCTTCACGCCCTTCTTCTTGGCGGCTTCGTGAAGCTGGTTGGCTTCCCAGATGCGGTTCACAAGGGGCTTCTGCACGCACACGTGCTTGCCGCGCTTGATGGCTTCCATGGCAGCGGGATAGTGCGCATGGTCCGGGGTGGACACGGTCACCATGTCGATCTTGTCGCCCATGGTCTCGAACATCTCAGGGAAGTTGTCGAAGGCCTTGGCGTTTGGATACTTCGCGGACATCTGCTTGAGACGGTCGCGATCCACGTCGCAGATGGCGACGATGTTGGCGCCTTCAGCGGAGATGCCGATGTCGGACTCGCCTTTGCCCATGGCGCCGATGCCGGCGACGTTCACCTTCTTCCCGCCGCCCTCTTGCGACTTGAGAATGTTTGGCGCGAAGAAGCTGCCGGCAGCGGCAACAGCGGTTTTGCGAATGAAACCGCGGCGGGTGTCAGTGGTATTCGGATTCATGGTTTGGTTTGAAGGAAAAAGCAGTGAAGGAGGGTTACGCAGGTCAATGGGCAATTCCGTCGTAAAGCGGTCAGAAACTGCCAGCCGGAGCCATTAGACTTCCAGACCCTGCGTGAGTGGACACTGGAGTTGCAGATGCCGCAATCCTGTACGTGGATTGCCTAGTTGGCGGTAGCCGCCTTGGGAGCTTCCGTCTTCGGCTTGGCAGGCTTCGGAGCTGCGGGCTTGGGTTCCACGTAGGGAGGGTTCGTCGAGGCTTCGGGGGCCACTTCCTTCAGGTTCGGCGGCACCTCCGCCTGCACTTCACCCAGAGCCCATTTGATGCCACCCACGAGGATGTCCTGGAAGATGGGATTGGTCCACACGTCTTCGCGGTGGCCCATGGCGGTGTACCACACGCGGCCATCCCCTTCCTTGCGAGCCCAGGTGATGGGGAATGGAGGACGCTTGTATTCATCACCCTTCATGCTGGGGGCATCGATGACGCTGAGCACGTGGATGTCCTGGGTGAAGTCCTTCAACGAGTACCACTCCTCGGGGAAGCTGTACTCCGCACCGACCTTCTCAAAGCCGGGGAACTTTGGATTCGTCACGCGCACCGTCGCAGGCTGCTGCGCGCCGTGCTTGATGAACTCCGCACCGAGGAAGCGCACATACGGGTCCGCCTTGTCTCCGTGGTTCTTGAAACGCTCCGGTCCTTTTTTGGATTCGTTGTCGGTATGGAAGGTATCGCTGGCGGAGTGCGTGCCCAGGAAGCCCTTGCCGCTGCGCACGTAGTCAAAGAGCGCCTGCTTGCCTTCCGCTGTCATGGCCGGCTGGCCATCCGTGCCGGGCTCCAGGAGATTGCCCGTCGTGTAGAAGAAGACCGCGTCGAACTGGGCCAGGTAATCCTTGCTGAACTTGGAGCCGTCCTTGGAGAAGGTGAACTCCCAGTTGTGCTTGCCACCCAGTTCCAGCAGCACCTTTTCCGCCCAACTCGGATTCTCCTTCTTCCAGGAGAT
The Roseimicrobium gellanilyticum DNA segment above includes these coding regions:
- the galT gene encoding galactose-1-phosphate uridylyltransferase encodes the protein MSALASPELRYNPITLDWVIMAAARGRRPDDFHKEIPEPRPIQAPYSEGCPFCPGNEKQTDPEILRDAAPDGKWAVRVLPNKFAAFTPTPELHRQAHESFRSMAAAGAHEVVVEHPRHDLALADMDVPHLATILRVYRARYMELKKLAHVRGIVVFKNHGERAGSSLLHPHSQIIAAPVVSCQVRMRLHEARRFHEVHGECLYCRVMADELKAGERVVETSRSFTAFVPYASLSPYHTWIFPTTHAPSYDSITDEQIEELATVLKRLLVRLRTAAGDPDYNFTIRSAPVGEESACCFHWYLAVVPRLSHLAGFELGSGTYINSLPSEESAARLRQVRLGEGQDGGIAQG
- a CDS encoding Gfo/Idh/MocA family protein, yielding MNPNTTDTRRGFIRKTAVAAAGSFFAPNILKSQEGGGKKVNVAGIGAMGKGESDIGISAEGANIVAICDVDRDRLKQMSAKYPNAKAFDNFPEMFETMGDKIDMVTVSTPDHAHYPAAMEAIKRGKHVCVQKPLVNRIWEANQLHEAAKKKGVKTNMGNQGHTGEQIRQLKEWMNAGIIGNVKEIHVWTNRPIWPQGKDAKNKMVPGPLPKVKVGPKDAQVEKELDLNWQAWLAQTPDIPFTNGLHPFAWRGHLEYGAGAMGDMGCHIMDGPFWACELGEPYKMEAECDELTDISWPKSSHVILYFKHAKYGEIKLHWYEGGRKPERPAKLESTRDWSKMNGGFYIVGEEDTILNVGDYCEHLEVAGNREKLVKFFKDTPKTLERSLAPGKPQLELVKAIEQDKIAGSNFDYSVPLTKLCLFGNLAILNPGKVINWDTAKQATGDAEVDKLLKRAAVRQGWDYSADKI
- a CDS encoding ThuA domain-containing protein; this encodes MLRRLFAPLALLAVVTAAAVFAAPAATPKKKILFFSKSSGFEHSVISWKKENPSWAEKVLLELGGKHNWEFTFSKDGSKFSKDYLAQFDAVFFYTTGNLLEPGTDGQPAMTAEGKQALFDYVRSGKGFLGTHSASDTFHTDNESKKGPERFKNHGDKADPYVRFLGAEFIKHGAQQPATVRVTNPKFPGFEKVGAEYSFPEEWYSLKDFTQDIHVLSVIDAPSMKGDEYKRPPFPITWARKEGDGRVWYTAMGHREDVWTNPIFQDILVGGIKWALGEVQAEVPPNLKEVAPEASTNPPYVEPKPAAPKPAKPKTEAPKAATAN